In Gemmobacter sp. 24YEA27, a genomic segment contains:
- a CDS encoding carnitine 3-dehydrogenase, with protein MARKAAIIGGGVIGGGWTARFLLNGWDVAVFDPDPEAERKINAVLSNARLALPALSDVPMPPEGKLSFAGTMAEAVEGAEYVQESVSERIELKHKVYAQLQQANPGVLIGSSTSGFKASDLQTGSPAPENIIVAHPFNPVYLLPLSEISGSEKNTPETVEKTVQIMKDIGMFPLVIRKEIDAFLGNRFLEAVWREALWMLKDGVATTEEIDEAIRMGFGLRWGQMGLFETYRIAGGEAGMKHFMEQFGPALKWPWTKLMDVPEFNDELVDLVSSQSDAQSGMYGIRELERIRDQNLVGFLRALKERNWGAGKVLREHDERRAAVFHADTDQGPKAAPLVMAHMQVLPGWIDYNGHMTESRYYFCNSEVADAFLRLIGAGMDYVEAGHSYYSAETHIRHLGEAKLGDRLTGTLQIISADEKRFRSFVRILKGDEVVATIEQLCLHVDMKAGKTVRAAPEVWAKLKAVAEAQAGLPLPEGAGRAVGQKKD; from the coding sequence ATGGCACGTAAGGCGGCGATTATCGGTGGCGGCGTCATTGGCGGAGGCTGGACGGCGCGGTTCTTGCTGAATGGCTGGGATGTGGCGGTGTTCGACCCCGATCCGGAGGCGGAGCGCAAGATCAACGCGGTCCTGTCGAATGCGCGGCTTGCCTTGCCAGCTTTGTCAGATGTGCCGATGCCGCCGGAGGGGAAGCTGAGCTTTGCGGGCACCATGGCCGAGGCGGTCGAGGGCGCGGAATATGTGCAGGAGTCTGTGTCCGAGCGGATCGAGCTGAAACACAAGGTCTATGCGCAGCTGCAGCAGGCCAATCCGGGGGTTCTGATCGGGTCTTCGACGAGCGGGTTCAAGGCGTCTGATCTGCAGACGGGGTCTCCGGCGCCCGAGAACATCATCGTCGCCCATCCGTTCAACCCGGTCTATCTGCTGCCTTTGTCGGAGATCTCGGGGTCGGAGAAGAACACGCCCGAGACGGTTGAGAAGACCGTGCAGATCATGAAAGACATCGGGATGTTCCCGCTGGTGATCCGCAAGGAGATCGACGCGTTTCTGGGCAACCGCTTCCTCGAAGCGGTCTGGCGCGAGGCGCTCTGGATGCTGAAAGACGGGGTCGCCACGACCGAAGAGATCGACGAGGCGATCCGCATGGGTTTTGGTCTTCGCTGGGGGCAGATGGGGCTTTTCGAGACCTATCGCATCGCGGGCGGCGAGGCCGGGATGAAGCATTTCATGGAGCAATTCGGCCCGGCGCTGAAATGGCCCTGGACCAAGCTGATGGATGTGCCCGAGTTCAATGACGAGCTGGTCGATCTGGTGTCATCTCAGTCCGACGCGCAATCGGGGATGTATGGCATTCGCGAGCTGGAGCGCATTCGGGATCAGAACCTCGTCGGCTTCCTGCGCGCTCTGAAAGAGCGCAACTGGGGCGCGGGCAAGGTCTTGCGCGAACATGACGAGCGGCGGGCGGCAGTCTTCCACGCCGATACCGATCAGGGTCCGAAGGCCGCGCCGCTGGTCATGGCCCATATGCAGGTTCTGCCCGGCTGGATCGACTATAACGGCCATATGACCGAGAGCCGCTATTATTTCTGCAACTCGGAAGTGGCGGATGCCTTCCTGCGGCTGATCGGGGCCGGGATGGACTATGTGGAGGCGGGGCACAGCTATTACTCCGCCGAGACCCATATACGCCATCTCGGCGAGGCGAAGCTTGGCGACCGGCTGACCGGTACGCTGCAGATCATCTCGGCCGATGAGAAACGGTTCCGGTCATTTGTGCGGATCCTGAAAGGCGACGAGGTGGTCGCGACGATTGAGCAGCTTTGCCTGCATGTCGATATGAAGGCGGGGAAAACCGTGCGGGCGGCGCCCGAGGTCTGGGCGAAGTTGAAGGCCGTGGCCGAGGCCCAGGCCGGGTTGCCGCTGCCCGAGGGCGCGGGCCGCGCCGTTGGCCAGAAGAAGGACTGA